Proteins encoded in a region of the Ursus arctos isolate Adak ecotype North America unplaced genomic scaffold, UrsArc2.0 scaffold_2, whole genome shotgun sequence genome:
- the AQP10 gene encoding aquaporin-10: MACSQPLARVKGRLRIRSLLARQCLAEFLGVFVLMLLTQGAVAQAVTSGETKGNFFTMFLAGSLAVMVAIYVSGNVSGAHLNPAFSLAMCLLGRLPWAKLPIYCLVQLLSAFCASGATYAVYYDALQNYTGGNLTVTGPKETASIFATYPAPYLSLNNGFLDQVLGTGILVVGILAIIDTQNKAVPAGLEPVAVGLLILAIGLSLGVNCGFPLNPARDLGPRLFTYVAGWGPEVFSAGNGWWWVPVVAPLVGATLGTATYQLLVALHHPEESEPAQDLEFAPHKASDLEMPASAQLPKLRF; this comes from the exons ATGGCCTGTAGCCAGCCCCTGGCCAGAGTCAAGGGCCGGCTCCGTATCCGAAGCCTCCTGGCCCGACAGTGTCTGGCAGAGTTTCTGGGCGTCTTTGTGCTCATG ctcCTCACCCAGGGGGCTGTGGCCCAGGCTGTCACCAGCGGAGAAACCAAAGGCAACTTCTTCACCATGTTTCTGGCTGGCTCTCTGGCTGTCATGGTAGCCATCTACGTGAGTGGTAACGTTTCAG GGGCCCACCTGAACCCAGCCTTCTCCCTGGCCATGTGCCTCCTGGGACGCCTCCCCTGGGCCAAGCTCCCCATCTACTGCTTGGTGCAGCTTCTGTCAGCTTTCTGTGCCTCTGGGGCCACCTATGCCGTCTACTATG ATGCCCTACAGAATTACACAGGTGGCAACCTGACGGTGACTGGCCCCAAGGAGACAGCCTCCATCTTTGCCACCTACCCTGCTCCTTATCTGTCCCTGAACAATGGCTTCCTGGATCAG GTTCTGGGCACAGGGATCCTGGTTGTGGGGATCTTGGCCATCATAGACACACAGAACAAGGCAGTGCCTGCAGGCCTGGAGCCTGTGGCTGTGGGGTTGCTGATCCTAGCCATCGGGCTATCCCTGGGAGTCAACTGTGGGTTCCCACTCAACCCTGCCCGTGACCTGGGCCCACGGCTTTTCACCTACGTGGCCGGCTGGGGCCCTGAAGTCTTCAG TGCCGGTAATGGCTGGTGGTGGGTGCCTGTGGTGGCCCCTCTGGTGGGGGCTACGCTTGGCACAGCCACATACCAGCTGCTGGTGGCTCTCCACCACCCGGAGGAGTCAGAGCCAGCTCAGGATCTAGAGTTTGCCCCACACAAAGCCTCAGACTTGGAAATGCCTGCCTCAGCTCAGTTGCCGAAGCTGCGATTCTGA